From the Bacteroidota bacterium genome, the window CTCGCATTGAAGCGAACCCGCACCGCCCCCTAAATTTTTTTGATCAGGCACTTTACTTAGATAAAGAATGATCCCTTCGAACGGCCGGTTGAAGCTGGCGATCCAGAAAGACGGGCGCATGACCGAGGATTCCATTACCCTTCTCAAGGCGACGGGATTGGATTTCGATCTCCGTTCGCGCTCTCTCTTTTCCCCGTGCAGAAATTTCCCACTCGACATCCTCTCGTTGCGCGACGACGACATCCCGGAGTATGTCCAGGACGGCGTCTGCGATCTCGGGATCGTTGGGGAGAATATCGTGGTGGAGAAGGAGGCGCGGATCGCCATCGTGGAGCGTCTGGGATTCGGCAAGTGCCGGCTGGTCATCTGTGCGCCCAAAGCGGGCGCGATCAGAGAACTGGCGGGCCTTGCGCGGAAAAGGATCGCCACCTCTTATCCCAGGACGCTCGGGACCTTCCTGGCTTCGCGTGGGTTGCCGGCCGAGATTGTCGAGCTCAGCGGCGCGGTCGAAATTGCCCCCGCGCTCGACGTCGCCGACGCTATCTGCGATCTGGTTTCGACTGGGAGCACGGCCCGGATCAACGGCCTGGAGGTGATCCATACGGTCATGGACTCCGAGGCGCTCCTCATCGGCCATCAGGCGTTGATGACGGTCGCAGGGAAGAAGGAAACCGCAGCCCGGTTTCTGGTCAGGATTCAGAGCACCCTGAGAGGCC encodes:
- the hisG gene encoding ATP phosphoribosyltransferase; its protein translation is MIPSNGRLKLAIQKDGRMTEDSITLLKATGLDFDLRSRSLFSPCRNFPLDILSLRDDDIPEYVQDGVCDLGIVGENIVVEKEARIAIVERLGFGKCRLVICAPKAGAIRELAGLARKRIATSYPRTLGTFLASRGLPAEIVELSGAVEIAPALDVADAICDLVSTGSTARINGLEVIHTVMDSEALLIGHQALMTVAGKKETAARFLVRIQSTLRGRGKKYVMMNAPSTSVSTIRHLIPGMKSPTIVPLADPSMVAVHSVVGEEVFWEVMERLKDAGATDIVVVPIEKFIP